The DNA region TCTTCGTCGGCGCCCGCGTCGTCCGAGGGGGCTTCGTCGGCAGGCTCCTGCCCCTCGGCGGGAGCGGCGTCGTCCGTGTCGTCGTCGTCAGCCGCGACGGCGGCGGTCGCCTGCGGGGCAAGGGTGGACGGGGCGAAACCGGACACCGCGAAAGCAGCCGCCGCCGGGAGGCCGAGGGCGGCCAAGGCTGCGATCAAAGCGCGGCGAGAAGGAAGAGAGGAAAAGGCCATACCAGGCGACTCCATTCGATGTCGTAAGATCAATCCCTGCGGGGAGACCCCCTCGCGAGACACACGGATCATAGCCTCCCCCTAGGAGCGCGTCCAACCAAAACTAAGAAATTCTCAGGCGCTTGGCAGGTTTCACAGTTTTCTCGCAGGAAACTTGAGCACCAGGAGCAAACCGAGGAATTCCCTCCTGCGCGGCCTGCGCGATGGCGGCGACGAAGCGGCGCGCAAAAACATGCTGCACGATCCTCAACAGCGGGAACAGCGGCAGCCACAACGGGGCGGGCAGCGACACGGAGTGGATCAGGACGCGCACCTCGTCGGTCTGCGGGTCCCACGAGACGGCGAACAGCTCCTCGCCGCGCTCCGCGTGGCCGGGCAACGCGCCATACGCGAAACCCTTGCGACGCGGCTCGTCCACGACATAGACCACGCGGCACGGGAAAGAAAACGGGCCAAGGCGCTGATCGACCACGGCGCCCTCGGCGACAAAAGAAGCCGAAGCGTGGACGCTGAGCCCCGCGCGCAGTTGCGCCTGCCAGGTCAGGACAGCGACAGCCGCCCGATGGAAGTCCGCCTCACCGGCTCCGACCACCCGCGAAGCCGTCAGCGGCAGGAAAAACATCGGCCTTGGCGCCGCGTCCCTCGTCACACCGGAAGCCGGGGAAGAAAACGCCGCCGCGCGCAGCACCATCGCCTGGTCCGGCGGCAGCGGAACATACCTGCCTCGCAGCGCCATCTGTTCAGCGTACGCGCAAGGGCCGCTCGGCTTCGATTCCCCTGACAGCGCAATCTCAGCGACGGCAGTTAGAGTGCCCCTATGACTCGGCCGCACACGCACCACCGGCGGTCACGCCGGAACCTGCCTTCCCTCTTGCTGCTTGTGGGTTTCGCGCTCACGTCCGCCCTCACGGGCTGCGGGGGCCACGACGGCGACGAGCAGAAGCCGCCGCACAACACCGGCGCGCACGAGAAGCAGGGCAAACCTCAGGCCCCGGAGGCGTTCTCGGAGCCCGGCCCGGAATACGCGGAGCCCGACACGGCATACGCGGACATGGCCAGGCCGGGCGCCCCTCTGGGGGCTTCGGTCGGCGCGGTTCGCTCCGGGCCGCCGTCCGCGCAGTCCATGGCGACCGAACAAGTCCTCGCCGTGCAGACCGACGATGTGCAGAAGGCGAAGAGCCAAGCGCTCAAAATCAGCCACGACGCGGGCGGGACCACGCAGGAGCAAAAAGAGCAGGACGCGACCGACAAGGTTCCCGGCTGGGTCCAGCTCACGCTGAAAATCCCCGTCGACAAGGTCGAGGACGCGGTGGCGAAGCTGCGAACGCTCGGCGACGTCAAATACTTCACCTCGCACTCCACGAACGTCTCGCAGCAGAGCACTGACGTGAGCGCGGACATCGCCCTCGTCCAGCAGACCATCGCCAGACTGCAGCAGATCTACGCCCAAGCCGCGCAAAGCGGCAAAGCGGACGACATGGTCTCGGCGGAAAAAGAGCTGATCGAGCAGAACGACCGGCTGCAGCAGCTCAAACGCCAACAGCAGGGCCTCGGGGGCAAAGTGGAGACGACCACCGTCGGCGTGGTGCTCCTGGGCAAGAAATCTGCGCCGCCGGAGCACGGATGGGTGGGCTCCGGACTGCATTCTGGCTGGTCCGACCTGGTTGCCACCGTCAAATGGCTGGTGACGGCGATATCCTGGCTCGCCGTGTGGCTCGTCCCGCTCGCCGTGGTCGTCGTGGTCGCGCGTTTCGGCTGGCGGCTGGTCCGGACCAAGCGCGCCTAGCGCGCTGGAAGCGCTCCTGAAGCCACGGCCTGGGCGAGGCTCGGCGCGGCGCGGTCGCGGTCGGACCGCAAGAAATCGATCGTGCGGCCGCGGGAGTCCGTGCGCGGCCAGGCGATCGCGAGCGCGGGGTCGAGCGCGTCGAGCGCCCGCTCACGCCCAGGGTCGTACTCTTGGGAACAGAGATACGTCAGAACTGTGTCGTCCTCAAGAGCGAGGACGGCGTGGCCGAGCCCGGCCGAGAGCAGCACAGCGTTGCGCCGCTCGCCGCTGAGCAGCACCGCTTCCCAAGCGCCGAACGTCGGCGAGCCGGAACGCACATCCACCACCACGTCGAAAGCCATCCCCGAAGTCGCCGTCACATACTTCTCTTGGCCGCCTTCGAGCGCGCCGTCCGGGCTGAGGGCCAGGTGGACGCCGCGCAGCACCCCCGCCTTCGAAATGGAGCAGTTGCACTGGGCCGTCGTGAAATCTCGACCGGTCGCCTCGCGAAGGGCGCTCGCCCGGAAAAGCTCCGCGTTCACGCCCCGGTCGTCAGGATGCAGCTCCGGGATGATCTCCCAGGCTCCCGCGATGGGCAATTCCCGCCACTGCGTCATGTGGTCCCGTCTCCTTCACTGTCGTCGCGGATGGCTCAGCAGCCCCGCGAGGTACGCGCCGTACCCGGAGTTCGCATGCGCCCGCGCGGCGCGTTCGAGCTGTTCGTCGTCGATCAACCCACGCCGCCAAGCGACTTCCTCCGGACAACCGATGCGCACCCCTTGGCGCTCCTCGATCACCCGCACATAGTTCCCTGCCTCCAAGAGGGAGTCGAAGGTGCCCGCGTCAAGCCACGCCGACCCTTTGGGCAGAACCCGGACACAAAGCCGCCCCGCCGTGAGATAGGCGCGGTTCACATCGGTGATCTCGTACTCCCCCCGGGCGGAGGGCCGCAGCTCGCGGGCGATGGAGACGACGTCGTTGTCGTAGAAGTACAGCCCGGTGACGGCGTGCTTGGACTTCGGCCGCGCAGGTTTCTCCACGAGGTCTGCGACGGCGCCGTCCTCGCCCCATTCCACCACGCCGTAACGGCCGGGGTCGGACACCTCGTACGCGAAGACGACTCCCCCCCGCACCACCCCTGCGGTGTGGCCCTCGAACTCGGGCTCGAGGCCAGGACCGGCGAGAATGTTGTCACCGAGGATGAGCGCGACGTCGCCGCCGCCGATATGGCCCTCTGCGATGATGAACGCCTGGGCAATGCCTTTCGGCTCAGCTTGCTCGGCGTAGCTCAACCGCACGCCGAACTGCTCGCCGGAGCCGAGGAGCCGCGTGAACGCCGGAGCGTCCTGAGGTGTGGTGATGATGAGGATGTCAGTGATCCCCGCGCTGATGAGCGTGGTCAGCGGGTAGTACACGAGCGGCTTGTCATACACCGGAAGAAGCTGTTTGCTCACGCCCAACGTGATCGGGTGCAGCCGGGAGCCTGCGCCACCGGCGAGGATGACGCCTCGCATAGGGAAAGAATATCAGCTCGCCCGCGGCGCGACACGGCTCGCGGCGCGGCGGCGCACGAGGACACGCAGCGCGGACGGGCTCTGAGGGACTGGGCCCATTCTGAGATACTGGGCGTATGCAGTCTCTCGTGAGAGTCCACCGAACACCTCCGTCCGAGAAAGGCTCGCTCACACCAGTGTCGGCCGACGCGGGCGGGGCGCCGCGATGAAGCTCCTCGTGACTGGCGGAGCCGGGTTCATCGGGGCCAATTTCGTGCGCCGGACCCGCCACACCAGGCCCGATGTCGAAATCGTCGTCCTCGACGCGCTCACCTACGCCGGGAGCCTCGACACGCTGGAGGCAGTCCGGGAGGACATCGCGTTCGTCCACGGCGATGTGACGGACGAAGGCGTGGTGGACGATTTGGTGCGCGACTCGGACGCGGTCGTGCATTTCGCCGCCGAAACGCACAACGACAACGCGCTCGTGCGCCCGGGCGCGTTCGTCCACACCAACATCATCGGCAGCTTCGTGCTTGCCGAAGCCGTCCGGCGACATGGTGTGCGCCTGCACCAGGTGTCCACGGACGAGGTCTACGGGGACCTTGAGCTCGGCGAGGACCGGCGGTTCGCCGAAGGCGACGCGTTCAACCCGTCGAGCCCCTACTCGGCCTCGAAAGCGAGCGGCGACCTTTTGCTGCGCGCATGGGCGCGCTCCTTCGGGATCGAAGCCACCATCTCGCACTGCACGAACAACTTCGGCCCCTGGCAGCATGTGGAGAAATTCATCCCGCGCCAGATCACGAACCTGCTCACCGGCACGGCGCCCAAGGTGTACGGGGACGGGAGACATGTGCGGGACTGGATCCATGTGGACGACCACAATGACGCGGTGTGGGCGATCCTGGACCGGGGCGCCCCTGGGCGCACGTATCACATCGGCG from Segniliparus rotundus DSM 44985 includes:
- a CDS encoding DUF1990 family protein — protein: MALRGRYVPLPPDQAMVLRAAAFSSPASGVTRDAAPRPMFFLPLTASRVVGAGEADFHRAAVAVLTWQAQLRAGLSVHASASFVAEGAVVDQRLGPFSFPCRVVYVVDEPRRKGFAYGALPGHAERGEELFAVSWDPQTDEVRVLIHSVSLPAPLWLPLFPLLRIVQHVFARRFVAAIAQAAQEGIPRFAPGAQVSCEKTVKPAKRLRIS
- a CDS encoding DUF4349 domain-containing protein, with amino-acid sequence MTRPHTHHRRSRRNLPSLLLLVGFALTSALTGCGGHDGDEQKPPHNTGAHEKQGKPQAPEAFSEPGPEYAEPDTAYADMARPGAPLGASVGAVRSGPPSAQSMATEQVLAVQTDDVQKAKSQALKISHDAGGTTQEQKEQDATDKVPGWVQLTLKIPVDKVEDAVAKLRTLGDVKYFTSHSTNVSQQSTDVSADIALVQQTIARLQQIYAQAAQSGKADDMVSAEKELIEQNDRLQQLKRQQQGLGGKVETTTVGVVLLGKKSAPPEHGWVGSGLHSGWSDLVATVKWLVTAISWLAVWLVPLAVVVVVARFGWRLVRTKRA
- the rfbB gene encoding dTDP-glucose 4,6-dehydratase, which codes for MKLLVTGGAGFIGANFVRRTRHTRPDVEIVVLDALTYAGSLDTLEAVREDIAFVHGDVTDEGVVDDLVRDSDAVVHFAAETHNDNALVRPGAFVHTNIIGSFVLAEAVRRHGVRLHQVSTDEVYGDLELGEDRRFAEGDAFNPSSPYSASKASGDLLLRAWARSFGIEATISHCTNNFGPWQHVEKFIPRQITNLLTGTAPKVYGDGRHVRDWIHVDDHNDAVWAILDRGAPGRTYHIGAGNELGNLAVAQLLCELVGVDPERIELVADRPGHDRRYALDASRVTAELGWSPKKTDFRAALRETVDWYQEHQHWWAKDKSGVEADYARREQTTRG
- a CDS encoding dTDP-4-dehydrorhamnose 3,5-epimerase family protein produces the protein MTQWRELPIAGAWEIIPELHPDDRGVNAELFRASALREATGRDFTTAQCNCSISKAGVLRGVHLALSPDGALEGGQEKYVTATSGMAFDVVVDVRSGSPTFGAWEAVLLSGERRNAVLLSAGLGHAVLALEDDTVLTYLCSQEYDPGRERALDALDPALAIAWPRTDSRGRTIDFLRSDRDRAAPSLAQAVASGALPAR
- the rfbA gene encoding glucose-1-phosphate thymidylyltransferase RfbA, with amino-acid sequence MRGVILAGGAGSRLHPITLGVSKQLLPVYDKPLVYYPLTTLISAGITDILIITTPQDAPAFTRLLGSGEQFGVRLSYAEQAEPKGIAQAFIIAEGHIGGGDVALILGDNILAGPGLEPEFEGHTAGVVRGGVVFAYEVSDPGRYGVVEWGEDGAVADLVEKPARPKSKHAVTGLYFYDNDVVSIARELRPSARGEYEITDVNRAYLTAGRLCVRVLPKGSAWLDAGTFDSLLEAGNYVRVIEERQGVRIGCPEEVAWRRGLIDDEQLERAARAHANSGYGAYLAGLLSHPRRQ